The following are from one region of the Corythoichthys intestinalis isolate RoL2023-P3 chromosome 17, ASM3026506v1, whole genome shotgun sequence genome:
- the LOC130905315 gene encoding corticotropin-releasing factor-binding protein-like, translated as MQGFLSFPFAQAITPAHPWCGQRPSPVSSLSPSLPSSQVRNHLGLGGSEWRAGGPRRTYKRRRREYGGSEDAMTLTTMMMERTFRQRLFLLLSLCVLKGDCRYIEDNDVLKDEFHSFFNPELRRDTPKELIVYRRPLRCVDMVAVEGRFTFTAELPQLNCAAFFMAEPDEVVSVEYDSVDIDCRAGDFITVFDGWVMKGEKFPSSQDHPLPSRERYVDYCDSANSDRISVRSSQNVAMIFFRVHNAGSSFTVTFRKLSNPFPCNVISQSPEGSFTMVSPQQHRNCSFSIIYPVEVDISEFSSFGLRGNFPKWSTSGCAADSEDMVQLLGGNGLDTSKMFPLKELCSSSARPGHTKVGCDNTVVRMLSSGRYVNKVSFSYRLLDSHELQTLRVNNVEDFCFAN; from the exons ATGCAAGGATTCTTAAGTTTCCCATTCGCACAAGCGATTACTCCAGCCCACCCTTGGTGTGGACAACGCCCCTCCCCCGTGTCCTCACTGTCACCATCCTTGCCCTCGTCACAAGTGCGCAATCACTTGGGCTTGGGGGGCTCAGAGTGGCGAGCAGGTGGTCCCCGCAGAACTTATAAAAGGAGGCGACGGGAGTACGGAGGCTCCGAAGATGCGATGACACTGACAACGATGATGATGGAGCGCACTTTTCGGCAGCGGCTCTTCTTGCTCCTGAGCTTATGTGTCCTCAAGGGAGACTGCAGATATATCGAG GATAACGACGTGCTAAAGGATGAATTCCACTCCTTCTTCAACCCTGAGCTGCGCAGGGATACGCCAAAGGAGTTGATCGTCTACCGACGACCGCTGC GTTGCGTGGACATGGTGGCGGTGGAGGGTCGTTTCACCTTCACGGCCGAGCTCCCCCAGCTCAACTGCGCTGCCTTCTTCATGGCCGAACCCGACGAGGTGGTCAGCGTGGAGTACGACAGCGTGGACATCGACTGCCGGGCGGGAGATTTCATCACGGTGTTTGACGGCTGGGTGATGAAGGGCGAGAAGTTTCCCAGCTCGCAGGACCATCCGCTACCTTCGCGCGAGCGCTACGTCGACTACTGCGATTCCGCCAATTCTGACAGGATAAGCGTGCGTTCCTCACAGAACGTGGCTATGATCTTCTTCCGCGTGCACAATGCCGGCAGCAGCTTCACCGTCACATTCAGGAAGCTGTCCAATCCTTTCC CCTGCAATGTCATCTCGCAGTCACCAGAGGGCAGTTTCACTATGGTGAGTCCACAGCAGCACAGGAACTGCAGCTTCTCCATCATCTACCCGGTTGAGGTGGACATCTCGGAATTCTCCTCCTTTGGTCTCCGTGGCAACTTCCCCAAG TGGTCCACTTCGGGGTGCGCGGCTGATTCTGAGGACATGGTGCAGCTGCTGGGAGGAAATGGCCTTGACACGTCTAAGATGTTTCCTCTCAAAGAGCTCTGCAGTTCCTCTGCTAGACCCG gcCACACGAAGGTAGGCTGCGACAACACGGTGGTGCGCATGTTGTCCAGCGGCCGCTACGTCAACAAAGTGTCCTTCAGCTACCGCTTGCTGGACAGCCATGAGCTGCAGACGCTCAGAGTCAACAACGTGGAGGATTTCTGCTTCGCCAACTGA